GTGAGCTGGTTGACCGCAAACCCGTTGACGAGCACGCCGATGAGGATGATGGCGATGAACTCGGCGTTGTGGTCCTGAACGGCCATCATCTCTTCGGTGGCGTTGGCGCCCTTGCCCGGACGCTCGCCAAGGAGAGCGCGCTGCCGCCAGCCCGGGGTGAAGAAGAGGTCGCCTAAAAGGGCGGCCTGCAAGAAGGCGGCGACGACCAGGACAAAGAGGTTGGCGGTGATGAGGAGGATATTGAGCAGCGCGGAGCTGCTAAAGTTAAGGATGTAGTCGCTGCTCCAGAGGGGGCAGGCAATCGCCAGCGCGCTTCCCACCAGGGTGGTCACCACCAGGCGAGCGCGGCTGCGGGCCGGCCAGCGCAGGAGCCCCCATTGGGAGACATCGGTGACGAGTTTGGGACGTTCCATGAAGGTCGTGTGGGTGAGGGAAGGTTGAGCCAAGCGTCAGGACGCCCGGGAGAACAGCGCGAGGGGCACGGGCATTTCAGCCGTAGATCTTCTCGGTGGCCCAGAGGGCCAGGGGCCGGGGGATAAAACGGGAGAAGAAGGTAAAGGCCTTGATCGACACGCCGTAGACCGAGAGGAGCCGGCGGCGCTCGGCGTCTTTGAGGGCGCGAGCGACGACTTTTTCGGGGCTGGCCATCACCCCGGGAGGGCCGCTCTTGGCGCCGCCTTCGGTGGCGGCGACATCGAAGAACTCGGTCTGGACCGGGCCGGGGCAGACCGCGGTGACGCCGATGCCCCGGGGGCGTACTTCGCGGGCCAGGGCGTTGGAGAAGTTGACCACGTAGGCCTTGGAGGCGGCGTAGACCGAGAAGTTGGTGATCGGCAAAAAGCCCGCGGAGCTGGCCACCTGGATGATGCGGCTGCCGGCCGAGCAGAAGGGCAGCGCCCGCTGGGTGAGATCGGTGAGCGCGCGGATGTTGAGGTCGAGCATCTGCAGGTTGCTCTGTGGGGGGATGGCCTCGAAGCGCCCGATTTTTCCGAAGCCGGCGTTGTTGATGAGCCAGGCCACGTTGGGGGCCTCCTGCTCCAGCGCCCGGGAGACTTCGTCGAAGCTGGAAGGCACGCAGAGGTCGAGGGCGAAGATGCGCGCGCGGGCGTGGGTGAGTTCGCTGGCGAGCTCTTCCATGCGCTCTTTGCGTCTGGCGATGAGCCAGATTTCGTCGAGATCGCCGCGGGCGTCGAGCTGCAGGGCAAAGTGGCGTCCCATGCCGGCGGAGGCGCCGGTGATGATGGCGATGTTCATAGCTAAGGCTCCGGTTCAGATCCAAAACTTCGGGGGCCGCGGGAGTGTAAGAGCCCGGTGGTCGGTTGTCGATGGGTCGGCGTCGGGCTCGCGGCCCAGGGAATGTGCAGGTGGCGCGCCAGGGCGTACATACGGTAAAACGCGCGGCGAAGATAGGTTTGAAGCGTCTGTACCGGGCTTGCAGGTCGGGCTCGGGCTAGCTGGCAATTGAGGTGTTTTTGGATTTTGGACCGAGCGTAACCTTTCCTTTCTCCAACCCGGTCTTGATCTTTGCGACCCTGATGGCGTTGATTTTTCTGGCGCCGCAGGTGGTCACCCGCTTGAAGATCCCGGGGATGGTGGGCCTGATTCTGGGCGGCGCGCTGGTTGGCCCTTCGGCGTTTAATCTGCTGGCGCGCGACGCGACGATTGTGCTTCTGGGCACAGTGGGGCTGCTCTACCTGATGTTTCAGGCGGGGCTTTCGCTGGATCTGGGGCGTTTTAATACGCTTAAGGGTCGCAGCGTGGTCTTCGGGCTCTTTTCGTTCTTTATCCCTCAACTGCTGACGCTGTGGGTCTCGCTGCGATTTTTGGGGTATTCGCTGGAGGCGGCGCTCTTGCTGGGGTCGATCATCGGCTCGCACACGCTGATCGCTTACCCGATTGTGGCGCGGCTGGGGTTGATGAAGAACACCGCGGTGACCATGACGCTGGGGGGCACGCTGGTCACCGATACGCTCTCGCTGGCGATTCTGGCGATTGTGATGGCCTGGCATAGTGGCGATGTCGCGGCGATTGACTGGGCGGTCTTCGGCGGGGCGGTGGCGGCGTATGTGGCCGTGGTGCTGCTGGGGTTGCCGCGGCTGGGGTACGCGTTTTTTCGGACGGTGCGCAACAGCCCGGAGATGGAGTTCGGGTTTTTGATGACGGTGCTCTTCTTTACGGCCTGGCTGGCGGAGGCGGTGGGTCTGGCGCCGATCATCGGGGCGTTTATCGGGGGTCTGGCGCTCAATCGTCTGGTGCCGGAGCAGAGCACGTTGATGGCGCGGATTCGCTTTAATGGCGAGGCGCTCTTCGTGCCCTTTTTCCTGATCTCGGTGGGGTTGTTGATCGACTTCGAGGTGCTGTTCAGCAGCCTGGCGTTGTGGAAGCTGGCGGCGGTGCTGATCGCGCTGGTCAGCGTCGGGAAGCTGGTGGCGGCGCTGATTGTGCGCTCGATCTTTAAGTACAGCGCGGCCGAGGGGTGGACGATCTACGGGTTGAGCGTGCCGCAGGCCGCGGCGACGCTGGCGGTGACGCTGATCGGGTATGAGGCGAGCATTTTTGACGCGACGCTGGTCAATGCGGTGGTGGTCATGATTCTGGCGACGTGCATTCTGGGGCCGGCGCTGGTGGAGAAGTACGGTCTGGAGATGGCGCATCGGGCGGAGGCCGAGCCGGTGGAGCAGCGCTTTGGGCGCGAGCGTCTGCTGGTGCCGGTGGCCAACCCGAAGACCTCGGATGAGCTCTTTGATCTGGCGCTCTATATGCGCGATCCCAAGTGCAAGGAGCCGGTATATCCGCTGATGGTGGTGACCGACGGGCAGGATGCCGAGGAGCGTCTGCTGACCAAGCGCAAGATGCTCGACCATTTTGTGACCAAGGGGGCCGAGGCCGGGGTGTCGGTGCGTCCGCTGGCGCGCATCGCGATGAACGTGGCCAACGGGATTGCCCGGGTGGCCCGGGAGGAGCGGGCCTCGATGGTGCTCATCGGGTGGAGCGGGCAGGTGTCTACCCGGGAGCGAATCTTCGGCACGGTGCTCGACCAGCTTCTCGACGAGACGCGTCAGCTGCTCTTTGTGAACCGGATCTCCGAGCCGCTGGCGACCACCGAGAAGGTGGTGCTGGCGGTGCCGCCTTTTGCGGAGCGCTCCCCGGGATTTTTTGAGGCGGTCAATTCTGTGAAATTGCTGGCGTCACGGCTCGATGCGGAGCTGGTGGTCGTGTGTGAGGCGCGCCACCTGGAGCACGACCGCAGCTACGTGGATTCGATTGAGCCGGAGCTCGACGCTGACTACGTGCCGGTTGAGGCCTGGTCGACGCTGGCGCAGACGCTGGACAACGTGGTCGAGCGCGGAGCGATGATCTTTGCGCTCAGCGCCCGTCCGCGCTCCGCGCCCTGGATTCCGGAGCTGGATCGCTTGCCCCGGGTTCTGAGCGAGCGTTATCCGGACAACTCGCTGTCGGTGGTGTTCCTCTCGGAGTACTGAGAGGAGTGTGCCGCGGGGGGGCGGGGGGCCAGGAGGGTGTGCAGGCGTTGGGTCAGCGCGCTGTGCAGGGCGTCGTGCTCGGGGGTGGCGGCCAGCAGGGTGAGCAGGGCCTCTAGTGCCGGGTCGATGGCGAGCTCCACCTGGAGGGTGTGCTTTTGGGGGCAGGGCTCGCAGCGCAGGCCGGAGGAGGCATGGAGGTGGGAGGTGCTCAGCATCGCGTCGAGGGGGACCCGGGCCAGAAGTTGGCGCAGGACATGGAGGTGATGGCCCTGGTCGGGGTCCTCGTCGAGCCAGGTAAGGAGCGGGCGCAGATCGATGCGTGCCGCGGCGGCGGGGCCTTCGAGGAGACCGGCATCGCGGGCGGCGGCCAGCGCCAGGGCCAGCAGGCGCAGGGCGTCTTGAAGTTCGAGGGATTCGAAGAGGCGGTGGCCCTGGAGGACGACGCCGGCGGCCAGGTTGGCCAGGGCGTCGGCGCAGGCGCCGGCCAGGTCCAGCGTTTCGGTGGCCCGCTCCAGCAGCGGCGCCTCCAGGCGCGCGCGGGCGCCCAGGGGGGCCGGGGCTTCGCCCTGGCGCCAGGCGCCACAGAGGCGTGCCAGGCGGTCGGCCAGCGCGGCGCGCGGGCCTTCGGCCCGCCAGCTCGCGCGTTCAAACCTGGCGAGATCGGCCTGCTTGTCGCTGAGCCCCTGGCGTTGTCCGGCCAGGACGAGCTCGCGCAGCTCTTCTTCGCGCAGCTTGAGAGCCTGGCGCAGGGGTTCGCGCAGGACCAGGTCGGTCATCGCGCTGAGATCGCTTAAGTTGAGCACATGCAGGCAGTAATGTGCGTAGTGGGTGGCCTCGCGCAGGGTGATGTCGCGGGAGTCGGCCAGTTCAGCGCAGTCGCCGCGCAGGTAGTTGGTCCAGGGCTGGAGCGAGGCCAGGGGCAGCGCGCCCTGGAGGTGGTGCAGGAAGAGGTGGCGCGTTTCGATGAGCGCCCGGGCCAGCGCCAGGAGTGCCGGGTCGTCGGCAAAGAGGGTGAATCGCGCCAGGTAATGTTGGAGTTCGCGGGTCGAGGGCATGGGCTGCCCGCTGGCCGGGGCAAAGGCCAACGCGACGCGCACGGCCACCAGCAGGCCCTGTTGTTCCAGATTGGCGATGAGGCTGCGTTCAAAGTCTTGAGAGCGTTGCTTGAGCTGGCTGAGCTGGAGGGGGGCGCGTTTGTAATCGTGGTCTTCGAAATCGCGCAGCAGGGTCAGTCCGCAGGCGCGGCGTTCGATGGGCCAGGGGGGGAGCAGCTCTTCAAAGTCGGTGATATGGGGGCTTTCGATGACGCTGGCCATCAGTCCGGCCTGTGCCACGAGTCGATCCAGGGCGCGGGCCGCGGGCAGTTCCAGGAGTTCACCCAGCGCCTGTTCATCGAGCATCACGCGGGCCATGGCGAGCTGGCGCGGGTCGTCGGTGGGCGTCTGGGGCTCGTCGTTTTGCCGGGGAGCGCGATGGATGGCGGTGGTGCAGGCCAGGGCGTGAGCGCGCTCCAGGCGGCGGCGCACCGCGTCTTCTCCCTGGTGGATGATCAGTCCCTGCTCGCTGAGCTCTCGGGTGAGGGCATCTGGCGAGAGTTTGCCCTCTTCCCAGGCGGCGTAGAGGGGGACCAGGGGGAGGCGAGCGCAGGCGCTGGCGAGGACCTCCGGGGAGAGCTCCTGGGCCAGGTTGAGAGCGGCGATGGCCAGGTGGCGCAGCGCGGCGGCGTCGGCGGTGTCGTGCTGCCGATGGGGATCGACGAGGCGTTGAAGCAGGGCGCAGGCCTGATGGCGGCGCCGAGCGCTATCGGAGGAGATCATCGCGACCTTCCGTGGTGTTTGCGAGGCGATGCGCGGTTGGGATTCATCCATGAATCGAGTCATTGGGGCGCCGCGCACCTGAATAGGCTTGCAGACGATAGCCGAATTTTACACAGGGAGGCAACCGGTTTGCGTGCAAAACCTGTGGAAAATCAGCGCTGTGGAAAAGTCTGTGGAAAACCTTTGGGCATCGGTGGAGTGTTGTCTGCGCAGTCTGGCGAGCAGAGGGAGTAAGGGTTGACCAGGAAGGGGCGCGGAGGGGTTGTCGGGCGCTTAAATTCGTATTGGCAAGAGTCTTGCTTTAGTGGGGGCCGGCAGCTGTCCCCCGGACGAAGCCCCGGGGATGAGCGGTCCGGTTGAATGAAGCATTTATCTGGCCGGGCGTCCGTAGCGAGCGTGCAGTGCAGATACGATGAGAAGTGCCGACCTCAGCCCGAGCGGAGAGGCCGGGCAGAAGAGACTCTTAACCGATACGAGGTGAGCGATGCGCCAGGATATGAAGAAGTGGTTGGGTTTTACGATGGTGGCGTCCAGCGTCATGGCCTGCGGT
This window of the Lujinxingia litoralis genome carries:
- a CDS encoding SDR family NAD(P)-dependent oxidoreductase — encoded protein: MNIAIITGASAGMGRHFALQLDARGDLDEIWLIARRKERMEELASELTHARARIFALDLCVPSSFDEVSRALEQEAPNVAWLINNAGFGKIGRFEAIPPQSNLQMLDLNIRALTDLTQRALPFCSAGSRIIQVASSAGFLPITNFSVYAASKAYVVNFSNALAREVRPRGIGVTAVCPGPVQTEFFDVAATEGGAKSGPPGVMASPEKVVARALKDAERRRLLSVYGVSIKAFTFFSRFIPRPLALWATEKIYG
- a CDS encoding cation:proton antiporter; its protein translation is MDFGPSVTFPFSNPVLIFATLMALIFLAPQVVTRLKIPGMVGLILGGALVGPSAFNLLARDATIVLLGTVGLLYLMFQAGLSLDLGRFNTLKGRSVVFGLFSFFIPQLLTLWVSLRFLGYSLEAALLLGSIIGSHTLIAYPIVARLGLMKNTAVTMTLGGTLVTDTLSLAILAIVMAWHSGDVAAIDWAVFGGAVAAYVAVVLLGLPRLGYAFFRTVRNSPEMEFGFLMTVLFFTAWLAEAVGLAPIIGAFIGGLALNRLVPEQSTLMARIRFNGEALFVPFFLISVGLLIDFEVLFSSLALWKLAAVLIALVSVGKLVAALIVRSIFKYSAAEGWTIYGLSVPQAAATLAVTLIGYEASIFDATLVNAVVVMILATCILGPALVEKYGLEMAHRAEAEPVEQRFGRERLLVPVANPKTSDELFDLALYMRDPKCKEPVYPLMVVTDGQDAEERLLTKRKMLDHFVTKGAEAGVSVRPLARIAMNVANGIARVAREERASMVLIGWSGQVSTRERIFGTVLDQLLDETRQLLFVNRISEPLATTEKVVLAVPPFAERSPGFFEAVNSVKLLASRLDAELVVVCEARHLEHDRSYVDSIEPELDADYVPVEAWSTLAQTLDNVVERGAMIFALSARPRSAPWIPELDRLPRVLSERYPDNSLSVVFLSEY